A genomic stretch from Lathyrus oleraceus cultivar Zhongwan6 chromosome 2, CAAS_Psat_ZW6_1.0, whole genome shotgun sequence includes:
- the LOC127123902 gene encoding uncharacterized protein LOC127123902: MALERELAQNVLDCKAIMDLIQEAGLIKNVTQFSKCYEMLVKEFIVNLSEECVDGKSKEFRKVYVRGKCVNFSPSVINKYLGRPDEAQPELEVTDNKICHVITANQVRKWPLKGKLVASKLSVKYAMLHKIGVANWVPTNHKSTVVVMLGKFIYAVGTKAKFDYGSYIFYQTLKHAGSFSVKGHIAFPSLICGIVLSQFPNILTENDSVKKRDIPMSFNHKLFLGTHVPDIVMTSGETSRVSNHPGKAVVIAMLKETCRELGARKLNLEKLISSLEMTEGDVLADGGEFGEAAAVAEEAERQGEEGEADASPNDGTDDDVDSESDD; the protein is encoded by the coding sequence ATGGCTTTGGAAAGGGAATTAGCTCAGAATGTCCTAGACTGTAAGGCTATTATGGATCTTATTCAAGAGGCTGGTTTAATAAAGAATGTGACTCAGTTTTCAAAGTGCTATGAGATGTTGGTAAAGGAATTTATTGTTAATTTGTCTGAAGAATGTGTTGATGGCAAGTCTAAGGAATTTAGGAAAGTGTATGTGAGAGGCAAGTGTGTAAATTTCTCTCCTTCAGTGATCAACAAGTATTTGGGAAGGCCTGATGAagctcaacctgagcttgagGTGACTGACAATAAAATTTGTCATGTCATCACTGCTAATCAGGTAAGGAAGTGGCCTCTCAAAGGAAAATTGGTGGCAAGTAAACTGAGTGTCAAGTATGCAATGCTACACAAGATTGGAGTTGCTAACTGGGTGCCCACCAATCATAAATCTACAGTTGTTGTAATGCTTGGAAAGTTTATAtatgctgttggaaccaaagccAAATTCGACTATGGCTCCTATATTTTTTATCAAACTTTGAAGCATGCAGgaagcttcagtgtgaagggTCATATAGCCTTTCCTTCTCTCATTTGTGGTATTGTTTTGAGTCAGTTTCCAAACATCTTAACTGAGAATGATTCTGTGAAGAAAAGAGACATCCCTATGTCTTTCAATCATAAGTTGTTCCTAGGTACccatgtccctgacattgtcatgacatcaggtGAGACATCACGTGTAAGCAATCATCCAGGTAAAGCTGTTGTCATTGCAATGCTCAAAGAAACCTGCAGGGAATTAGGGGCAAGGAAGCTGAACTTGGAAAAATTGATTAGCTCTTTGGAGATGACTGAAGGTGATGTGCTAGCTGATGGTGGAGAATTTGGTGAAGCTGCTGCTGTTGCAGAAGAAGCTGAAAGACAAGGTGAAGAGGGAGAAGCAGATGCCAGTCCTAATGATGGCACAGATGATGATGTTGACTCTGAGTCAGATGACTAG
- the LOC127120815 gene encoding uncharacterized protein LOC127120815 produces the protein MDDAFDDEGGPSLTINEYLEEVEERELEADLVLGGDDGKECTYSKGYMKRQAIFSCITCTPDGNAGVCTACSLSCHDGHQIVELWTKRNFRCDCGNSKFGEFYCKIFPSKDVENVENSYNHNFKGLYCTCARPYPDPDAEEQIEMIQCCLCEDWFHEEHLGLESLDEIPRDDEGEPLYEDFICKGCSEVCFFLKLYPEVILVAEKQPNATVQASKDKGILEVEPSTCGSEKPLGDTSYNSPKMDEAQASVNSESVSDGKGLPQGGSCNGNTALSKCTEGTNLNVNCLLGVNIIATSPVKHDKPMFLSKNWRDALCKCNNCLEYYQQKRIAFLLDKDDSIVEYEKMAKQKREQKLQELEGAELSFFNKLGHVEKVEILKGIEEMKDGLRSFLESADSSKPVTAADVHQFFDDIKNKRRRIE, from the exons atggacgatgcTTTTGATGATGAAGGTGGCCCGTCTCTTACAATCAACGAGTACCTTGAGGAAGTTGAGGAACGGGAGCTG GAAGCTGATTTGGTTTTAGGGGGGGATGATGGAAAAGAGTGTACCTATAGCAAAGGTTATATGAAAAGGCAGGCAATTTTCTCCTGCATCACCTGCACCCCAGATGGGAATGCTGGAGTTTGCACTGCTTGCTCGTTGTCTTGCCATGATGGTCATCAG ATTGTGGAACTATGGACAAAAAGAAACTTCAGGTGTGATTGTGGGAATTCAAAGTTTGGTGAATTCTACTGCAAGATTTTCCCAAGTAAAGATGTTGAGAATGTTGAGAATTCATACAATCACAACTTTAAAGGTTTGTATTGCACATGTGCCCGTCCTTATCCAGATCCAGATGCTGAAGAACAAATAGAGATGATACAGTGTTGTTTGTGCGAGGATTGGTTTCATGAGGAGCATCTTGGTCTCGAGTCTCTTGATGAG ATTCCCAGAGATGATGAAGGGGAGCCGCTTTATGAGGATTTCATATGTAAGGGATGCTCTGAAGTATGTTTCTTTCTGAAATTATATCCTGAAGTAATATTGGTGGCTGAGAAGCAGCCAAATGCTACTGTTCAAGCAAGCAAGGAcaaaggtattttggaagttgaGCCTTCAACTTGCGGGTCTGAAAAGCCACTGGGTGATACTTCATACAATTCCCCTAAAATGGATGAGGCACAAGCTTCTGTTAATTCTGAATCTGTATCTGATGGGAAGGGTCTACCTCAGGGAGGAAGTTGTAATGGCAATACTGCTTTAAGTAAATGCACAGAAGGCACCAATTTGAATGTTAATTGTCTCCTTGGTGTGAACATCATTGCTACTTCCCCAGTTAAACATGATAAACCAATGTTTCTTTCGAAAAATTGGAGAGATGCTCTATGCAAATGCAACAATTGTTTGGAATATTACCAGCAGAAGCGAATTGCTTTTCTTCTTGACAAAGATGACTCAATTGTGGAGTATGAGAAAATGGCCAAGCAAAAAAGAGAACAAAAGTTGCAGGAACTGGAGGGTGCTGAGTTAAGTTTTTTTAATAAACTTGGGCACGTAGAGAAAGTTGAGATCTTGAAGGGCATTGAAGAGATGAAGGATGGGCTTCGTTCTTTCCTG GAATCCGCAGACTCCTCCAAGCCAGTTACTGCTGCTGATGTCCATCAGTTTTTCGACGACATTAAGAATAAGCGCCGCCGTATCGAATGA